One window of the Bombus affinis isolate iyBomAffi1 chromosome 10, iyBomAffi1.2, whole genome shotgun sequence genome contains the following:
- the LOC126920922 gene encoding probable GDP-L-fucose synthase produces the protein MSEGKKIILVTGGTGLVGRAIEHVIETNKNENEKWIFVGSKDADLCDKKDTEKLFEKHKPTHVIHLAAMVGGLFHNMTHNLDFLRRNIHMNDNVLQTAHENGIVKVISCLSTCIFPDKTTYPIDETMIHNGPPHPSNYGYSYAKRLIDIQNRGYYDQYHRIYTSIVPCNVFGPNDNFHPSASHVIPGLIRRLYDLIKDGNTEDKVFTILGSGKPLRQFIYSLDLANLIIWVLREYNSVEPIILSVDESQEVTISQVAEAIAQAFNFKGKLVYDTSAADGQYKKTASNAKLRKYLPNFQFTPFNQAIKDTVDWYIKNYDRARN, from the exons ATGTCTGAAGGTAAAAAGATTATACTTGTAACTGGTGGAACAGGACTAGTTGGTAGAGCTATTGAACATGTcatcgaaacaaataaaaatgaaaatgaaaaatggaTATTTGTAGGTTCTAAAGATGCAGACTTAtg TGATAAAAAGGATACAGAGAAATTATTTGAGAAACATAAACCTACACACGTTATTCATTTAGCTGCTATGGTTGGTGGCTTGTTCCATAATATGACTCACAATTTGGACTTTCTG CGTAGGAATATTCACATGAACGATAATGTATTACAAACTGCTCATGAAAATGGCATTGTCAAGGTCATATCATGTTTGTCAACTTGCATATTTCCTGATAAAACAACATATCCTATTGATGAAACCATG ATTCACAATGGTCCACCTCATCCATCAAATTATGGTTACAGTTATGCCAAGCGTCTTATAGATATCCAAAATAGAGGTTATTATGATCAGTATCATAGAATTTATACTAGTATCGTTCCATGCAATGTGTTTGGGCCAAATGATAATTTTCATCCCAGTGCCAGTCATGTTATACCAGGTTTAATACGCAGACTTTACGATTTAATAAAAGATG GAAATACTGAAGATAAGGTATTTACCATATTAGGTTCTGGGAAGCCACTGAGACAATTTATTTATAGTTTAGACTTAGCTAACTTAATAATATGGGTATTGAGAGAGTATAACTCTGTGGAACCAATTATATTATCAG TTGACGAATCCCAAGAAGTTACAATTTCTCAAGTAGCTGAGGCAATTGCACAAGCTTTTAATTTTAAAGGAAAACTGGTATATGATACGTCTGCTGCTGATGGGCAGTATAAGAAAACAGCAAGCAATGcaaaattacgaaaatatttACCAAATTTTCAATTCACACCATTTAATCAAGCCATTAAAGATACCGTTGACTGGTATATAAAAAACTATGATCGAGCGAGAAATTAG